A window from Sceloporus undulatus isolate JIND9_A2432 ecotype Alabama chromosome 8, SceUnd_v1.1, whole genome shotgun sequence encodes these proteins:
- the METTL9 gene encoding protein-L-histidine N-pros-methyltransferase isoform X1 — MRLCLAWLGCYTLSLWALRRRMWSGPGRSLRSPLSRSLYANMMGSHGQGGPGPKEHHQWYMCNTEQLCESLQPVFVQSYLDQGTQIFLNNSIEKSGWLFIQLYHSFVSSVFSLFMSRTSINGLLGRGSMFVFSPEQFQRLLKINPDWKSRRLLDLGAGDGEVTKVMSPHFEETYATELSETMIWQLQKKKYRVLGINEWQNTGFQYDVISCLNLLDRCDQPLTVLKDIRSVLEPTRGRVILALVLPFHPYVENVGGKWDKPSEVLEIKGQTWEEQVNSLPDVFRKAGFAIEAFTRLPYLCEGDMYNDYYVLDDAVFVLKPV, encoded by the exons ATGAGACTGTGCCTGGCCTGGCTGGGCTGCTACACCTTGTCGCTGTGGGCGCTGCGGAGGAGGATGTGGTCTGGGCCTGGCAGGTCCCTCCGGAGCCCCTTGTCCAGGTCCCTCTACGCCAACATGATGGGCAGCCACGGCCAGGGCGGGCCCGGCCCCAAGGAGCACCACCAG TGGTACATGTGCAATACAGAGCAGCTATGTGAATCTCTTCAGCCTGTCTTCGTCCAGAGTTACCTTGACCAAGGAACACAGATCTTCTTAAATAACAGCATTGAGAAATCTGGCTGGCTGTTCATTCAACTTTATCATTCTTTTGTGTCCTCCGTTTTTAGCCTGTTTATGTCTAGGACGTCTATTAATGG GTTGCTGGGAAGAGGTTCAATGTTTGTGTTTTCACCCGAACAATTTCAGAGACTGCTCAAAATAAATCCAGACTGGAAATCCCGCAGGCTTCTCGATTTAGGAGCCGGAGATGGAGAAGTCACAAAAGTCATGAGTCCCCATTTTGAAGAAACCTATGCTACAGAGTTGTCTGAAACAATGATATGGCAACTTCAGAAGAAGAAATACAG AGTACTTGGCATCAACGAGTGGCAAAATACAGGCTTCCAGTACGATGTCATCAGCTGCTTGAATCTGCTTGATCGCTGTGATCAGCCATTGACTGTATTAAAAGATATTAGAAGCGTACTGGAACCTACAAGAGGCAGAGTCATCCTGGCATTGGTTCTGCCTTTTCATCCGTATGTGGAAAATG TAGGTGGCAAGTGGGACAAACCTTCTGAAGTTTTGGAAATCAAAGGACAGACATGGGAGGAACAGGTGAACAGCCTGCCAGACGTTTTCAGGAAAGCTGGCTTTGCCATAGAGGCGTTCACTAGACTGCCCTACTTATGTGAAGGCGATATGTATAATGACTACTATGTCTTAGATGATGCTGTCTTCGTCCTCAAACCAGTGTAA
- the IGSF6 gene encoding immunoglobulin superfamily member 6 has translation MATFTERLLILVLEFTWLSCCAGTDRCDVTVTQPQFMEAYNESSNITISCTFTAQSCPTSSLNILWFRYLAQTHEDLCTPMCNNSSKFKVLQPAKDQTSLQINNPGVEDSAIYYCGIAFSHSSTTTSKKTGAGTLLVIRVIKEDKIYYSQGINIMVAVSLLLFLYLTAILGISKFFSKPKLKRSEKEDLRGMHNVCAKGSKEAICQAIAKELYKKKHKRKFWPGSLANRRARDEPS, from the exons ATGGCAACCTTCACAGAACGGCTTCTGATTCTGGTGCTTGAATTTACCTGGTTATCATGTTGTGCTG GTACTGATCGTTGTGATGTGACTGTAACACAACCTCAATTCATGGAGGCTTATAATGAATCCAGCAACATTACTATATCATGCACATTTACTGCTCAGTCTTGCCCCACATCTTCTCTTAACATTCTATGGTTTCGGTATCTTGCACAGACCCATGAGGATCTGTGTACCCCTAtgtgcaacaacagcagcaagttCAAAGTTCTTCAGCCAGCAAAAGATCAGACGTCCCTTCAAATCAACAACCCCGGTGTGGAAGACAGTGCAATTTATTATTGTGGGATAGCATTTTCACATTCCAGTACTACTACCTCCAAGAAAACAGGGGCAGGAACATTGTTAGTGATCAGAG TTATTAAAGAGGATAAGATATACTATAGCCAAGGAATTAACATCATGGTGGCCGTCTCATTGTTGCTGTTCTTATACCTCACTGCCATTTTGGGAATTTCAAAGTTCTTCTCCAAG ccAAAACTCAAGAGGTCAGAGAAAGAAGACCTGAGAGGGATGCACAATGTTTGT GCTAAAGGGAGCAAAGAAGCCATCTGTCAAGCAATCGCAAAGGAGCTCTacaaaaagaagcacaaaagAAAGTTTTGGCCT GGGAGTTTGGCTAACAGGCGTGCAAGAGATGAACCATCCTAG
- the METTL9 gene encoding protein-L-histidine N-pros-methyltransferase isoform X2, protein MRLCLAWLGCYTLSLWALRRRMWSGPGRSLRSPLSRSLYANMMGSHGQGGPGPKEHHQWYMCNTEQLCESLQPVFVQSYLDQGTQIFLNNSIEKSGWLFIQLYHSFVSSVFSLFMSRTSINGLLGRGSMFVFSPEQFQRLLKINPDWKSRRLLDLGAGDGEVTKVMSPHFEETYATELSETMIWQLQKKKYRVLGINEWQNTGFQYDVISCLNLLDRCDQPLTVLKDIRSVLEPTRGRVILALVLPFHPYVENGGKWDKPSEVLEIKGQTWEEQVNSLPDVFRKAGFAIEAFTRLPYLCEGDMYNDYYVLDDAVFVLKPV, encoded by the exons ATGAGACTGTGCCTGGCCTGGCTGGGCTGCTACACCTTGTCGCTGTGGGCGCTGCGGAGGAGGATGTGGTCTGGGCCTGGCAGGTCCCTCCGGAGCCCCTTGTCCAGGTCCCTCTACGCCAACATGATGGGCAGCCACGGCCAGGGCGGGCCCGGCCCCAAGGAGCACCACCAG TGGTACATGTGCAATACAGAGCAGCTATGTGAATCTCTTCAGCCTGTCTTCGTCCAGAGTTACCTTGACCAAGGAACACAGATCTTCTTAAATAACAGCATTGAGAAATCTGGCTGGCTGTTCATTCAACTTTATCATTCTTTTGTGTCCTCCGTTTTTAGCCTGTTTATGTCTAGGACGTCTATTAATGG GTTGCTGGGAAGAGGTTCAATGTTTGTGTTTTCACCCGAACAATTTCAGAGACTGCTCAAAATAAATCCAGACTGGAAATCCCGCAGGCTTCTCGATTTAGGAGCCGGAGATGGAGAAGTCACAAAAGTCATGAGTCCCCATTTTGAAGAAACCTATGCTACAGAGTTGTCTGAAACAATGATATGGCAACTTCAGAAGAAGAAATACAG AGTACTTGGCATCAACGAGTGGCAAAATACAGGCTTCCAGTACGATGTCATCAGCTGCTTGAATCTGCTTGATCGCTGTGATCAGCCATTGACTGTATTAAAAGATATTAGAAGCGTACTGGAACCTACAAGAGGCAGAGTCATCCTGGCATTGGTTCTGCCTTTTCATCCGTATGTGGAAAATG GTGGCAAGTGGGACAAACCTTCTGAAGTTTTGGAAATCAAAGGACAGACATGGGAGGAACAGGTGAACAGCCTGCCAGACGTTTTCAGGAAAGCTGGCTTTGCCATAGAGGCGTTCACTAGACTGCCCTACTTATGTGAAGGCGATATGTATAATGACTACTATGTCTTAGATGATGCTGTCTTCGTCCTCAAACCAGTGTAA